A stretch of Porites lutea chromosome 5, jaPorLute2.1, whole genome shotgun sequence DNA encodes these proteins:
- the LOC140937717 gene encoding 3-hydroxy-3-methylglutaryl-coenzyme A reductase-like produces the protein MSQTGFCSLFYIHGKLCSYHPVEVLLVCITGTVCLLTLNIYDATHHYASQQSESYQQKVSLPVGLHVGPTSYFFALVCIYLQCKKLIQQGSSYVLGFVSVFAVFSCIVFSSIVANLYGRDFWVVREALPYFFLLSDFNAASSLVKHTLQSATYDMVHSRIAESIASLGPTLTLNTLVGALVIGTGTLSGVPELETICQFGCLSLVTHYVIFMTFFPACLSLFLELCCGSGQGCLRWQLETTGIPVEELEPNPVVQGVKLIMSTGLTLFHLHRWVILKGDDYENSQGMPRQSEDENGFTSFLAGNTEQIVAAVFAIGLALRYLVAYKDEGTYDQVEKKKVILVSEDKTSSLATASHFDSDQKDGSSQIETEPSETDHGHEKSIASVRAKEATDIYLLSRTKEFSEVTWKDSSVHGLRTKVLRRRTVSEGHGCNESSDDNLQSEEASISRTSPSRREYKERSLEECKTIFKQSDGVYTLSDKEIQMLVESKTIPGHQLEKVLNNPSRAVKIRREVVSKKLPAETDLEELPCNHYDYGSVVGACCENVIGYMPLPVGVAGPLLLDGQNYYVPMATTEGCLVASTNRGCRALLLSGGVRSSVFADGMTRGPVIRFPSALIASDVKMWLEKDTNFREIKHVFDSTSRYARLQSVKGVVAGRLLFVRFVASTGDAMGMNMVSKGTEKALHCLQGHFPTMEVLSLSGNFCSDKKATGVNWIEGRGKSVVCEAIVPGHVVNKVLKTTVPALTELNVSKNLVGSAMAGAIGGFNAHAANIVTAVFIATGQDPAQCVSSSNCITLLEPCGPNKEDLYISCTMPSLEVGTVGGGTVLSPQSACLKMLGIQGANKSEPGKNATKLAQIVCSTVLAGELSLLSALAAGHLVKSHLTLNRSTVNLAEDASKNCAVL, from the exons ATGTCCCAGACAGGTTTTTGTAGTCTCTTTTATATCCATGGGAAGCTATGTTCTTATCACCCTGTAGAAGTGTTGTTAGTTTGTATCACTggaacagtttgcttgttaacctTAAACATCTATGATGCCACACACCACTACGCAAGTCAGCAAAGTGAAAGTTACCAGCAAAAG GTTTCTTTGCCAGTTGGCTTGCATGTTGGTCCAACAAGTTATTTCTTTGCACTAGTGTGCATTTATCTCCAATGCAAGAAACTCATTCAACAAGGATCTTCATATGTGCTAG GTTTTGTCTCTGTGTTTGCAGTCTTCTCATGCATAGTTTTCAGTTCAATAGTTGCTAACTTGTATGGCCGAGATTTTTGGGTTGTCAG GGAAGCTTTACCATACTTCTTTCTTCTGAGTGACTTCAATGCTGCCAGCTCATTAGTCAAACACACTCTCCAGTCAGCTACATAT GACATGGTGCATAGTAGAATAGCTGAGAGCATTGCCTCCTTAGGACCAACCCTTACTCTTAATACTCTTGTTGGTGCTTTGGTTATTGGTACTGGAACACTTTCAG gagtTCCAGAGTTGGAAACTATTTGTCAGTTTGGATGTTTATCTCTTGTAACTCACTATGTTATATTTATGACATTCTTCCCAGCCTGTCTGTCTCTATTTCTAGAG CTGTGTTGTGGAAGCGGCCAAGGTTGTCTGAGGTGGCAGTTAGAAACCACAGGCATCCCAGTAGAGGAACTGGAACCTAACCCAGTTGTACAAGGAGTGAAGCTTATCATG TCAACAGGATTGACACTTTTTCATCTGCATCGATGGGTTATACTGAAGGGTGATGATTATGAGAATTCTCAGGGGATGCCAAGACAATCAGAAGATGAAAATGGGTTCACAAG ttttttggcAGGAAATACAGAACAG ATTGTAGCTGCTGTATTTGCTATTGGTCTTGCACTAAGATACCTGGTAGCATACAAAGATGAAGGAACATATGACCAAGTTGAGAAGAAAAAAGTTATACTGGTATCAGAGGACAAAACCTCCTCTTTAGCAACTGCATCTCATTTTGATAGTGATCAAAAGGATGGATCAAGCCAAATAGAGACTGAACCATCAGAAACGGATCATGGACATGAAAAAAGTATTGCATCAGTACGGGCTAAGGAAGCTAccgatatttatttattatcaagaacaaaagaattcaGTGAAGTAACTTGGAAAGATTCCAGCGTTCATGGCTTGAGAACCAAGGTGTTAAGGAGAAGAACTGTAAGTGAAGGCCATGGTTGTAATGAATCAAGTGATGATAATCTGCAGAGTGAAGAGGCGTCAATTTCTAGAACCAGTCCTTCAAGGAGGGAATACAAAGAACGTAGTTTGGAAGAGTGCAAGACAATTTTCAAACAGTCG GATGGAGTGTATACCTTAAGTGATAAAGAAATTCAGATGTTAGTAGAATCGAAAACAATTCCTGGACATCAGCTTGAAAAGGTGTTAAATAATCCTTCAAGAGCTGTAAAGATCAG ACGTGAAGTAGTGTCAAAGAAGCTGCCAGCTGAAACAGATTTGGAGGAACTTCCTTGTAACCATTATGACTATGGCAGT GTTGTTGGAGCATGTTGTGAAAATGTCATTGGTTACATGCCTCTTCCCGTGGGCGTGGCTGGACCACTGTTACTTGATGGACAGAACTATTATGTTCCCATGGCAACCACAGAAGGTTGTCTTGTCGCAAGCACTAATCGGGGTTGCCGTGCACTTTTG CTAAGTGGAGGTGTTAGAAGTTCTGTGTTTGCTGATGGCATGACACGAGGGCCAGTCATTAGATTTCCTTCAGCATTAATTGCAAG TGATGTCAAAATGTGGCTGGAAAAGGACACCAATTTTAGGGAAATCAAGCATGTTTTTGACAGTACAAGCAG ATATGCCAGACTGCAATCAGTGAAGGGAGTTGTTGCTGGTCGCTTGTTATTTGTCAGATTTGTTGCTTCAACTGGGGATGCAATGGGAATGAATATGGTGTCAAAG ggaacagagaaagcACTTCATTGCTTGCAAGGACATTTCCCAACAATGGAAGTGTTGAGTTTAAGTGGCAACTTTTGTTCAGATAAGAAAGCAACTGGTGTGAACTGGATTGAAGGCAGAGGAAAGTCTGTTGTGTGTGAAGCTATTGTGCCTGGGCATGTTGTAAATAAG GTTTTAAAGACAACAGTGCCAGCACTTACAGAACTCAATGTCAGTAAAAATTTGGTTGGTTCAGCCATGGCTGGAGCCATTGGAGGATTTAATGCGCATGCAGCTAACATAGTCACAGCAGTATTTATAGCAACAGGACAG gATCCTGCACAGTGTGTTTCCAGCAGCAACTGTATAACATTACTTGAACCATGTGGTCCAAACAAAGAAGACTTGTACATCAG CTGTACAATGCCATCATTAGAGGTTGGCACAGTTGGTGGAGGAACAGTTCTTAGTCCCCAGTCAGCCTGTCTCAAG ATGCTTGGTATTCAAGGAGCGAATAAATCAGAGCCTGGCAAGAATGCTACAAAGTTAGCACAAATAGTGTGCAGCACAGTGCTTGCTGGAGAATTGTCTTTACTTTCCGCTCTTGCTGCTGGTCATCTGGTGAAAAGTCACTTAACACTAAACAG atCAACAGTGAATCTAGCGGAAGATGCAAGCAAGAACTGTGCTGTATTATAG